The Novosphingobium aromaticivorans DSM 12444 genome segment ACTCGGCGCCGACATGGAGCGGCTGAAGCGGTTCAAGACTGTGTTGTCGACGACCGCCGCCAATATCGCGCCCATGCAGGGCGAGTATCTCGGCAGCGCCCACCCCCACCTGCTGTTCATCGGGCGGCGCGGCCAGCCCTTCTTCTGGTCCCCGTTCGAGAACGAGGCCGGCAACCACAATGTCGCGATCTGCGGCAAGTCGGGATCGGGCAAGTCGGTGCTGCTCCAGGAGATGTGCGCCGCGCTGCGCGGTGCCGGCGCACAGGTGGTCGTGATCGACGATGGCCGCAGCTTCGAGCACTCGGTCAAGCTGCAGGGCGGCCGCTTTGTCGAGTTCACGATTGCAGCGGGCTTCTGTCTCAACCCGTTCTCGATGATCGATGCGACCCGTGCCACCGAAGACGAGGACTACCGCCTCGACTGCTTCGGGATGATCAAGGCCATCGTCGGGCAGATGGCTCGCCACAGCGCGAAGCTGACCGATACTGAGCGCGGATTGATCGACCGGGCGGTCAACCTTGTCTGGGCGCAGCACGGCACGGCAGCCACAGTTACGACCGTCGGCGAGATGCTGGCCAGTCTCGGCCATGACACTGCCGCTGACATAGCAACCGCGCTCGCCCCCTACATGGCGGGCGGAACCTACGGCGCCTTCTTCGAAGGCCAGGCAAGCCTCGACCTCGATGCGGACTTCACGGTCTTCGAGATGTCCGACCTTGCGAGCCGGGAGGATCTGCGCAGCGTCGTCCTCTCAGCCATCATGTTCATGACCAGCCAAGCCATGACGCGAAGCCCAAGGTCGCTGCGCAAGCTTCTGCTGATCGATGAAGCCTGGTCGATGCTCAAGGGCGGTTCGATGGGTGAATTCGTCGAAACCTACGCCCGCACCTGCCGCAAGTATGGCGGCGCGCTGGCGACCGCTACCCAGTCGCTCAACGACTACTACAAGTCCGACGGGGCAACGGCGGCGCTCGAGAACAGCGACTGGATGCTGATCCTCCAGCAGAAGCCGGAGACGATCGCCGATTTCAAGGCGAGCAAGCGCCTCGATATGGACGATCGCACCGAGACGCTGATCCGCAGTCTCAAGCGCTCCGGGAGCGACTATTCCGAGGTGTTCATCAAGGGGCCGGAGACCGAGGCGATCGGGCGGCTCGTGCTCGATGACTATTCGGCAACGCTCTTCTCGAGTTCGCCCCAAACCTTCGCCGCCATCGATGCCGAGATCGCGCGCGGGCACCAGCTCGCCGATGCCATCGAGCGCATCGCTCATCCCAACCGCTGACACCCCATCACCAAAGGATCCCTATCTCCATGCCTCTCCACCTCGTCACCCCGTTCGACCGGACCGACCCGTCCGAAGACGAACAGCCCGTCAGCCCGCAGGTGCAGACCTTGCGCTCGCGCATGGCCGATGGCTGCTACATCCTGCTTCGCGGCTGCCTGTTTCTCGGCTCATCCTATCTGATGGCGCTGGGCCTGCCGCTGCTGTTCTTCCTGCTGTTGTCAGGCGGCAGTCCCGATGCCTTCTTCGCCCATGTTGCCAATCTCGGTGACCGCTTCCTGGCGGCCGACCTCGCACGGCGCGTGACATTCCTCGGCCAGTGCAAGCTCGTTCTGATCGGTCTCGCAACGCTCGTCGTCGTGTGGCGCATGCCGCGCTTCATCCGCGATCTCGACCGCGAACTTTCGGGAGAAAAGCTGTGAAGAACATTCTGGCAACATCAAGCCTGCGGGGGCGGCTTTCAGCGATCAATCTCACCGCTGTCGTGGTCGGCGCTGGCATGGTCGGTCAGGTTCTGTGGGGTGTCTGGGCGACGGACAAGCTGCTCACCCTGGAAAAACGCGAGGTCGTCACGGTCCAGCTGAGCCGGA includes the following:
- the traC gene encoding type IV secretion system protein TraC yields the protein MAEQLKTVVDRLLSGLLGDAEHADKARPQLMVDMLSDWLPYRVYDPATRLYFNARSKGFVLSVTPLIGADERTGEILGQFFSEGLPAGACLQVLHLASPRISRIIAPWFAPRYIQGGVYEAIARHRARRLYSLVWESGSPDAPFHARHHQVIVSVGVPTSKSVSNEDLKQTRDGLVAMLKSLNLGVVEVGPEALIAVIDDLTSPTTAPQDDAVPYNPNDPIASQAIRHDIELVVAEDRMRLVTERFRPTGKVNDGVPEIGTVYPDAFDVRHFAVRNMPSRWAPWECARLIGDLFTDKLRFPCPAATMLCLVYPDQEAASAKAGFKFMRTTSLAGTRSARFLPRIGEQAAEWQHVQAELQEGRRLVRVFYGVTAYSPLGQGDRHERAIKSIYKAAGWDLTDERYLQIQGLLAAMPLTLADGLGADMERLKRFKTVLSTTAANIAPMQGEYLGSAHPHLLFIGRRGQPFFWSPFENEAGNHNVAICGKSGSGKSVLLQEMCAALRGAGAQVVVIDDGRSFEHSVKLQGGRFVEFTIAAGFCLNPFSMIDATRATEDEDYRLDCFGMIKAIVGQMARHSAKLTDTERGLIDRAVNLVWAQHGTAATVTTVGEMLASLGHDTAADIATALAPYMAGGTYGAFFEGQASLDLDADFTVFEMSDLASREDLRSVVLSAIMFMTSQAMTRSPRSLRKLLLIDEAWSMLKGGSMGEFVETYARTCRKYGGALATATQSLNDYYKSDGATAALENSDWMLILQQKPETIADFKASKRLDMDDRTETLIRSLKRSGSDYSEVFIKGPETEAIGRLVLDDYSATLFSSSPQTFAAIDAEIARGHQLADAIERIAHPNR